The following is a genomic window from Sulfurihydrogenibium sp..
ATTTTTGATACTCTTTATTGTTAATTTTTCTTTTGCAAAGGACATAGTAGAAGAACTTCAGAAAAAATTTAGTGAGATAAAAGGATTTCAGGCAGACATTACACAAAAAACTTATCAATCTGGGTTTTCCAGCCCGGATATTTTTTATGGAAAAGTATTAGCTGTAAAACCGGATAAAATCAAAATAGAGTATATAAAGCCATATAAACAGATTATTTATCTAAATGGTACCAAAGTAGCTTTATACTCTGTAGAAGAAAATCAGGCTGTTATAACATCAACAGATAACAGTGTTTTAATAACAGAAGTTTTAGAAATGATTATCAAAAACAAACCTATCAAGTCTACCTTTAATGCGTTAGAAACCAAAGAAACCAATGATACATACAAAATATCTTTAAAACCAAAAAACAACACAGAAGTTAAAAAATTAGAACTGACAATAGATAAATCCAATCTATCATTAACTAAACTTTCAGCACAGGATACAGACAACAACATTATTGAAATAGAGTTTGAAAAATTTAAATATTTATCCAATCCGGTAAATATAAATTTCAACTTTCCAAAGAATGTTAAGATTTTAAACAACTAAGGAGATTACAATGCTTAAAAAAGTCTCAATATCTTTAATTATAGTTCTGACAGCATTAACTATCTTTTTTTATTTATATGGAAATCTAAAGTTTGCTGTTATGTTTGGTTTAATAGATATAACAGTTATTGTTTTTTCTATTCTCGTATGGTTTAACGATAAGTATTACAACGAGCAAATATCAGAGAGAATAGTATCATTTCCATCAAAAGAAATGATAAAAGATATTCTAAAAAAGCAGTCAAACATGCTTAGGTTTGATAAATTCGAAGAAGTAGAAAATGGGTACAAAATTTACAAAGGAAAACATTTAGTTGTAGAAGCTATTTTTGAAAAAGATAAAAATGGTAATATCTTGGTAGTTGACGGAAGATATGTAGTTAAAATAAAAGCTCCGGAGTATGTTCTGCATAATATTGACAATGAAATATGGAGTCACATAGGCAAGTAAAGTGATAGATGAAAAGCTAAGAGATAAAAGACAAGAGCGAAAATCGCTATAGACTTAACAAAACTGAATGCTTTATTTTTATTCTAAGAGTTTGCTTTATCTATATAGTAGGGATAAGTTCAATGTCCAAGATTTTTTACACTTATTGAATCATAACCTTCATCAGCTATAAAAAGTATTTCTTTAATAAAATCTACTTTGTTTACAAATATCTCCATAGACAAAACCTGTAGCATTTGCTATGTAGCACTATCCTGTTTTTTCCAGCAATAGTTTTAAAGCCAAGATATTTAAGTTCTTGAAGAACTTCTCTATAAGAATATTGTTTTAGTGTTTGATATAGAAATATAGCTAAATTTTAAAAAATCTTTTTGTAAGCTTATAGATTTACCTGAAAGACATTCCTGTTTTTCTCATGTAAACATTCCATTTTTTGATTTTGTGTATTTAATTTTAACTGAGAAAATAATTTTGGAACAGTCTCCTATATCTACTGAGGCTGTTCCAAAAATCCACATCGTCATTCTGAGCGAAGCGAAGAATCTCCTATTTTTCTTTTCAAGTCAAAAAATCAAATTATAAAATTCTTCAAACTTACGTCATAAGGATGACGGATAAGGGCAAACTTGTAAAAATTTTGGAATACTCTCCCTGTATCTACTTGAAAAATCTTACTATTTATCTTATTATTATTGGCAAGAACCATTAAATAAAGATTGGAGATAAAGATGGTTGACCCTTCAGCATTTAGCCAAATGGAAAAAGAAGCCACTAATGTATTAATAAAAATTCTTATTCCTTTATGGATTATTCTTTCGGTAGCTGTAACTATTTGGAGTTATAAATCTACGAGAGCAAAAGTTTTTTGGAAGAATCTATATAGAAGTGTATTTCCACCAAGAGAAAGTAAAGGCGAGAAAAAACCTTGGTTTAGAAGATAGGTTCATAACTGTTTTGAATCAAGAATAAATGTTACAGGTCCATCGTTTAAAATATAAACTTTCATATCAGCACCAAAAACGCCTGTTTGAACTTTCACATATTTAGAAAACTCTTCTACAAATTTTTCGTATAAAGCCTTAGCTTTATCCGGTTTGGCAGCATATTCAAAAGATGGTCTTCTTCCTTTCCTTAAATTAGCAAGAAGCGTAAACTGAGAAATAATAAGAGCTTCTCCGTTGACATCAAGAAGGGAATAATTCATCTTTTTATTCTCATCTTCAAACATTCTCAAATTAACAATTTTATTAACTAATTTATTTACATCTTCTTCTGTGTCATCTTCGGCTACCCCAAGAAGTATATTAACTCCTTTTCTTATCTCTCCTACAACCTTACCGTCTACTTCAACGCTTGACTTTATAACTCTTTGAACTACTGCAATCATTTTTTAATAATTCCATAGAATAATTCTGAGATTAACTGATCTGGGTCTTTGATTATTGGTCCTTCTCTTCTTTCCATTACATATGCAAAAACTTTTGCCTGTATTAGTCCTACAAAAAGCATTGCTGTTTCAGATGGGTCTATATCTTCTCTAACAAATCCTTCTTCTTGTCCTTTTTTAATAACCTCAGAAAGCTTCTTTTTGTAATCTTCAACAAATTTATGAAGTATATCAAAAAACTTTTTATTTCCGGACCTGCTAAATTCGAAGCATAAAACAGGAACAGCTCCTTTTGTTTCTTCCAATACTCTTATATGTTCTCTCATTACTTGTTTTAAAGTTTCTTCTACAGAAAGTCCTAATTCTTTTGCTCTGTCAACGCTTTGAGAACACCGAGATATATATCTGTTGATAATTTCTACTACTATAGCGTCTAAGGAAGGAAAATGTTTATAGATGGCTGCATCGGTAATACCTATTTTATTGGCAATATTTTTTGCTGTAAAGCGTTTTAATCCTTCATGGATTATTATTTCAGCACCTGCTAATATTATTTTTTCTCTTGTAGATAACTCTTCTACCATAAAATTCCTCCTACATCATAATCATGCTGCAAAATTCGTTAATGTTTACAGACGCACCAGCAGCATTTCTATGACCGCCACCATTTAGTAATTTTGCAAGGTCTAAAGCCGACGGATTATGACTGTCAAGACTTCTAAAACTTAATTTCACATAATCGCCGTTGATTGAAAAAAGACAAACAGCTTCATTATACATAGTAGCTAATAAATTTCCAATTTCAGACTGAAATAAACCAGTGTTGTATGCTCTTACTTTATAATTTCCTATTTTTATAAATAGGTCTTTGGCTTTTTCTACAAAGGTGTTGATTAAATAAGTTGTATACTGATTTATTATTTTACCTTTTTCTATAATTTCTGTAATATCTTTATCTAAAAGCTCTTTTACCTCTTCTGGTTTGTTGGTAAATAGAAATAGATAATCATTAACATATTTTGTTGTATCTCCATACTGCCATTTCCATATATCTTTATCTTCTACATATTTTATTATTTCTGGCGGCTCAGTATTAAATAGATAATGCCAAGTCAAAGATGCTCCTGATTTGTCATTGTCAAATACAAATTCAAATTTTGGGTCTTTTATCTCTTCTAATATGTTTTTCATGCTAATATGATGGTCTAAATTTATTACTTTCGTGGCTTTTTCTAAAACTTTGTTTAAATATTCTGGTTTTAATGCAAAGTCTACAATATAGACTATTGTATCTTCATCTATCTGCCCAAGTATTTGCTCAAAATCCTCATCTTTGAAGTTATGTTCTATTGGAATAACGGTTGCATCCGGAAATTTTTTTAGTATCACTGCCGCCGCCGTAGTTCCATCTGTACAATTTTTATGATAGAGTCCGATAATTTTCATATTCAAAACCTCCTACAATATTTTAAGTTAATAATTGCTAACTGTAAAGATAAAATATGCATTTTTAAATATTTTATATTTTAGCTTTAAACCTCGGGTGATAAATTAGCGGTTTTTATAGAATTTAAAAAAAGATCCTTGGGATTTCGTCCTCAAGATGACGAAGAAAACTTAATCGAAGAAAGCTTAATAATCGTATATTGAACCAGAGACAACCCTATTTGTCATTCTACAGCCGGCTAAGAATCTCACGTTTTTAACGAATTTCTTACCCGACGTATGAATTTAGTAGAATTACTACAGGTAGCATCATCAGAAGAAAAAGCAGAGGAATTTTTAAGAGAATGGAGTGTTAGAAAAGACAGTATTCTTAAAGATTTAAAAACTCCATTCTCTAAATTTATATTGGCTGTAAAACTATTCATCCTTGAAGCTGCTGCTCATAAAGCACATAAAGAGCTTGATTTAGCTTACAATACTACGCACAAAATCTACATAAAACTTAGACAGTGTATATACAAATTTGTCTCAAAAGATGAGCAGCTTTTATCAGGAGAAGTAGAAATGGATGAAAGCTATTTTGGAGGAAAAAGGAAAGGCTATAGAGGAAGAGGAGCAAAGAATAAAATTTCTGTGTTTAGAATTCTTGAAAGAAATGGAAAAGTCAAAGTTGAGATAGTAAAGGATGTATCTGCTGAAAGAGGCTACTAAAATTTCATGGTGTAAGTAAGGATAATTTTATTTACTATCTAAAAGAGCTTGAATTTAGGTATAACCTTAGGGATAATATTGATGATAGTTTGTATAAATGTTTAGGTGGAATAAATTGATGAATTACCTAAAATAAAAACGTTAAATATTTTTAATTAACACAAAACACACAGCTTGAGTGAGAAACTGTTAATTTTCATAGAATTTTAATAAGGAGTTCCTTAACTTTATTTGCTGGATGACAATGAGAATAAAAATCTATCAATTTGAAGCCGGTAAAAATCTCATACTTTTATTGAATTTCTAATTCTGCTTGCATCATTCAAAATAATCTGCACCTATCAACCTATTGCAACATACTATGCAACATTTTTAAAGCATGCAACAGTTTTTGCAACATCTTAGTCAAGGCTTATTTCATAATTAATATCATTTTATCAAATACTTAATGTGATTGGCATGAAAATTTCTATATATAATTTTGAATATTTTTTAGGAGGTGTTAGTTATGGCAATTTTATCAAAGTTGCACGAGTTAATGTCGTTGCCTGGAGCAGTTGCAGCAGGAGAATTTTCTGAAGATGGAAGACTTTTGTCCTACACTGGGGACATTTCAGAAAAGGCTGCAGAAATAGCTGCATTGATGGCTGCAGCTAACAGAGCTATGGGAAACATGCAAGCTAAAGGTTGGAGCGCGTATACAGGTAAAGAAGGATTTTATCCTGTTCAAGGTTTTGCAGTAGCGGGTGGAAAATATGCTGCATGCATCATGGGAAATGTCGGAGTTTTTGTTGAGCTTTCAAAAGCTGACTTTGACAAAACTTTTGAAGTTTTAAGCAAGTACGTTTAATTAGGAGGTGGGTAAAATGGCAGACCTAAAAAATTTAATGTCAATCAAAGGTGTTTTTGCAGCAGGCGAATTTAATCCAGATGGCACACTTGTAGCTTACGAAGGAGATATAACTGAAGAAGAGGCAGCAATGGCAGCTGCAATGTGTGCAGCAAACAACGCAATGGCAAAAATGCAAACAGACGGATACACTGCATTTTCTGGCCAAGAATGGACTCCATTACATGGCTGGGCATTGACAGGTCCTAAATATTCAGTTTGTGTTGCAGGTAATGTTGGTGTATTCGTTAAAAACGATGAAGTTTCATTTAAGGAAGTTTTTAAAGCCCTTCTTTCTAAGTAATTAATTAACCCATGCCGGGAGTTTCTCCCGGCTAAAAAATCAAAGGAGTAGAAAAATGGCAAAATTCTTATCTGAAGAATGGATACAATTATACAAAGATGAATGGAATAAAAATGATAAGCTTGTTAATGATTTGAAAGGGTTTACTGCGTCTATAAAGTATTTTATAGAAGGAAAGGAAGATGAAGCTGTTGAGCTTATAGTTGAAAATGGAGTTGCAAAATCTGCCGGAAAAGCTGATAATAAAAAATATGATTTTGAGATGTGGGCAACATACGATAACTGGAAAATTTTAGCCAAAGGTGAAATGGGACCAAAGGCTGCAATGCTTACTAAAAAATTAAAATTTAAAGGCTCTATGATTACAGCCATGAAATACATGGGACCTTTTGAAGAAAGCTTAAGAATGATGGGTAGAGTTCCTACAGAGTGGTGATGATGGATTTAGACCT
Proteins encoded in this region:
- a CDS encoding outer membrane lipoprotein carrier protein LolA codes for the protein MKKIALFLILFIVNFSFAKDIVEELQKKFSEIKGFQADITQKTYQSGFSSPDIFYGKVLAVKPDKIKIEYIKPYKQIIYLNGTKVALYSVEENQAVITSTDNSVLITEVLEMIIKNKPIKSTFNALETKETNDTYKISLKPKNNTEVKKLELTIDKSNLSLTKLSAQDTDNNIIEIEFEKFKYLSNPVNINFNFPKNVKILNN
- the dtd gene encoding D-aminoacyl-tRNA deacylase, which produces MIAVVQRVIKSSVEVDGKVVGEIRKGVNILLGVAEDDTEEDVNKLVNKIVNLRMFEDENKKMNYSLLDVNGEALIISQFTLLANLRKGRRPSFEYAAKPDKAKALYEKFVEEFSKYVKVQTGVFGADMKVYILNDGPVTFILDSKQL
- a CDS encoding TetR/AcrR family transcriptional regulator; this encodes MVEELSTREKIILAGAEIIIHEGLKRFTAKNIANKIGITDAAIYKHFPSLDAIVVEIINRYISRCSQSVDRAKELGLSVEETLKQVMREHIRVLEETKGAVPVLCFEFSRSGNKKFFDILHKFVEDYKKKLSEVIKKGQEEGFVREDIDPSETAMLFVGLIQAKVFAYVMERREGPIIKDPDQLISELFYGIIKK
- a CDS encoding DHHA1 domain-containing protein produces the protein MKIIGLYHKNCTDGTTAAAVILKKFPDATVIPIEHNFKDEDFEQILGQIDEDTIVYIVDFALKPEYLNKVLEKATKVINLDHHISMKNILEEIKDPKFEFVFDNDKSGASLTWHYLFNTEPPEIIKYVEDKDIWKWQYGDTTKYVNDYLFLFTNKPEEVKELLDKDITEIIEKGKIINQYTTYLINTFVEKAKDLFIKIGNYKVRAYNTGLFQSEIGNLLATMYNEAVCLFSINGDYVKLSFRSLDSHNPSALDLAKLLNGGGHRNAAGASVNINEFCSMIMM
- a CDS encoding DUF2173 family protein — translated: MAILSKLHELMSLPGAVAAGEFSEDGRLLSYTGDISEKAAEIAALMAAANRAMGNMQAKGWSAYTGKEGFYPVQGFAVAGGKYAACIMGNVGVFVELSKADFDKTFEVLSKYV
- a CDS encoding DUF2173 family protein; the protein is MADLKNLMSIKGVFAAGEFNPDGTLVAYEGDITEEEAAMAAAMCAANNAMAKMQTDGYTAFSGQEWTPLHGWALTGPKYSVCVAGNVGVFVKNDEVSFKEVFKALLSK
- a CDS encoding SCP2 sterol-binding domain-containing protein — encoded protein: MAKFLSEEWIQLYKDEWNKNDKLVNDLKGFTASIKYFIEGKEDEAVELIVENGVAKSAGKADNKKYDFEMWATYDNWKILAKGEMGPKAAMLTKKLKFKGSMITAMKYMGPFEESLRMMGRVPTEW